The Myxococcota bacterium genome includes a region encoding these proteins:
- a CDS encoding 6-phosphofructokinase: protein VLAEGIAELLDPADLEGMEDAERDDHGHVRLSELPLGDLLKREIKARFARRGITAIKVGW from the coding sequence GGTTCTGGCGGAGGGCATCGCGGAGCTGCTCGACCCCGCGGACCTCGAGGGCATGGAGGACGCCGAGCGCGACGACCACGGCCACGTGCGGCTGTCCGAGCTGCCGCTGGGCGACCTGCTCAAGCGCGAGATCAAGGCGCGCTTCGCGCGGCGCGGAATCACCGCGATCAAGGTGGGGTGGTGA